TGTTCTAATGCTGTAGTTTCAGTGAATTTTGCAAGTCAATTTAGAGTTGACTTTGACTGCAAATAGACATGAGAAGCTACTAGCCTTGATGTTTGGTCTAAGCTCTGAACGACAGATTTCTCTCAGTTGAGCATCAGAAGATCAACGAGAAATGAAATCACTTGAAGTTGAATCGTTTACAAACAAAATGATTTCTCGGTTATTTCACCAGCTTAAACAAGCTTTGATGGTTTGCCAGTCGGAGAAAGTCTGAAAAGAACGGTTGGATTCATTCGGGAAACAAATGTTGGAAAAGTCTAGAAATCCTTCAAATAAAGCACTTCAACACCCAAACACCACTAACCCAATCTTTTCCGCTCATCTAAACAGGCTTCATCTGACTTTTTCAGACTGGCAAATTGAATTCCGTTTTCTATGCTGAGGGAGTGTAGGTAAAGCGTTTGTGTGAGCAGCGTATCGTATAAAACCACAAACCGTACTTTTAATGCGATCGCCCACCGCTCTGTAGGAAGTTTGTTTCACATCGTTTCATCAACTGACAAACAGTTGATCTACTCATCTCATTTACACGTTGAACACTATGTATCAACAACTTCAATCTCCAACATGGACGCCTAAACAAATTCACTGTGATTTATCTCAACGAGTTGCAGTGCATGCTGAAGATATCATTTGGGAACCAACCCCCTATCCTGGTATCTGGTTTGGTTGTTTTGAGGCCAATCATTTAATTCAAGAGCATCCCCTGACGATGCTGACACGCTTTGACCCAGGAGGGTTCTTTGCTCCTCACGGTCATCCTGATGGCGAAGAGATATTAGTCGTTCAAGGCATGTTTGCTGACGAAACGGGAGAATATCCGGCAGGTTCCTATCTGCTCAACCCGGAATGGTTTAGTCATTCCCCCTACAGCACGGATGGCTGTATTACCTTCGTCAAACTCCGCCATCATAGCGGCAAAAATCGCAACCAAATTCGGGCAAACCTCAATCTTTTACCGTGGGTATCGAGTTCAATTCCTCAAATTAAGGTAAAACCGCTCTATCAGCAAGCGGGCTTCACGGAAACCGTTCGGATTGAACGGTGGGAACCTGGAACACACCTATCCTGGAGAAGCGAATCGATGGTAAAAGAGATTT
This genomic stretch from Oscillatoria sp. FACHB-1407 harbors:
- a CDS encoding cupin domain-containing protein; the protein is MYQQLQSPTWTPKQIHCDLSQRVAVHAEDIIWEPTPYPGIWFGCFEANHLIQEHPLTMLTRFDPGGFFAPHGHPDGEEILVVQGMFADETGEYPAGSYLLNPEWFSHSPYSTDGCITFVKLRHHSGKNRNQIRANLNLLPWVSSSIPQIKVKPLYQQAGFTETVRIERWEPGTHLSWRSESMVKEIFVLEGIWADELGEYSAGAWLRYPPGCVYAPSSPEGCVLYVKTY